In Ruminiclostridium papyrosolvens DSM 2782, the following proteins share a genomic window:
- a CDS encoding phosphodiester glycosidase family protein — translation MNKYIRRSLALLVILTLLLTSFSNVFGAQQLISQTVKKQTVTSGVTLENYDRFTTSGWIKSYVLRVDLSDKNVKVDTLVNKKSVVGSSTVLNLAKNSGAIAAVNGSFFDFGAKGSGNSYTYGPVVSSGQVDLAATRDSKDTATFSLNDLNEALFTYWNTKVELITPKGEKKIAASYNRYKGVFNGMTIVDAKWGAKTPGATAQYPDWIEMVVEDGVVKEFSENKPSIDMPKKGFVVLGSGSHIQYLKDTFKVGDPVDYSITMNVDTNKMTMALTGGAMLVKDDKVLNTFSHNPVSPSTRAARTAIGTSKDGKTLIIAAVDGKSSSSIGMTQSELASYMHELGCANALNLDGGGSTTLVSREQGTTGLSVQNRPSDGSQRGVGASLGIFSVAPQGPVDTLFVTSYEDKVFVNTSRAFNARGLDKYMNPVNINPNDIKWSVSGVKGTFKGNLFYPTTAGEAVVTAKIGENVVGTCPITVLESPSKLELNYDTLNINPGSSVTLTVKGWDKNGYTSSIPPANIKWSTGGNVGKVSSSNVFTANKSGGTGYVTATVGSAVVSCPVSIRMSGITKIIQDFNSAGINLITSPKSAKASYSLASNVYKSEKYSAKITYDFSTDLSVNKTAYLMLPNGGYTLEPTTSKLGMWVYSSAKKPIWIGATVYDSKGNYSSEYFAKGITWTGWKYLEVSLDDLNTPKKVTNVFAVQPKKGKSSGTVYFDNLTMVYTGYPAVDMSKAPKTTVLKDEHYKDSTVAGADSMTFSVFGQSTAYTASNKTQIDMLNKLAGQVSCSVNVSVLVGSNDGLTRSSIKVPQLSTAASYKSLDVNGSRLIQLNTAKGGLRLTNTNEWSWFINQLNSFNGNNVFVFLKEDPLKFNDTKEGQLLKETLTDYKKKTGKNVWVFYKGNSNSSYMDKGVKYVITAGFDSYGFSDSNKGAAKYAVVNVKGNSVTYQFKSFN, via the coding sequence ATGAATAAATACATACGTAGAAGTCTTGCACTTTTAGTTATCTTAACATTGCTGCTGACATCCTTCAGCAATGTATTCGGTGCACAGCAGCTTATAAGTCAGACTGTTAAAAAGCAGACTGTTACTTCGGGTGTAACTTTGGAAAACTATGACCGCTTTACTACAAGCGGATGGATTAAGTCATATGTTCTCAGAGTGGATTTATCTGATAAAAACGTAAAGGTGGACACACTGGTAAATAAAAAGTCAGTTGTGGGATCTTCAACTGTTTTAAATCTGGCAAAAAACAGTGGAGCTATTGCTGCGGTTAATGGCAGCTTTTTTGATTTCGGAGCCAAGGGAAGCGGTAACAGTTATACCTACGGTCCTGTTGTTTCTTCAGGGCAAGTTGATCTGGCAGCTACCAGAGACAGCAAGGATACTGCAACCTTTTCCCTTAATGATTTAAACGAAGCACTATTTACATACTGGAATACCAAAGTAGAGCTTATCACTCCAAAGGGCGAAAAGAAAATTGCAGCATCCTATAACAGGTACAAAGGTGTTTTCAACGGGATGACAATTGTAGATGCAAAATGGGGTGCTAAAACTCCGGGCGCTACTGCCCAATACCCTGATTGGATTGAGATGGTAGTAGAAGACGGTGTTGTAAAAGAGTTCAGCGAAAACAAACCAAGTATTGATATGCCGAAAAAGGGTTTTGTTGTTTTAGGCTCAGGAAGTCATATTCAGTATTTAAAGGATACCTTCAAGGTTGGTGATCCCGTTGATTATAGTATCACCATGAACGTAGATACAAATAAAATGACCATGGCTCTTACAGGCGGTGCAATGCTTGTAAAGGACGATAAAGTTCTAAACACTTTCTCTCATAATCCGGTGTCACCGAGTACAAGGGCGGCGAGAACTGCAATAGGAACCTCAAAGGACGGAAAAACCTTGATTATTGCAGCTGTTGACGGAAAATCCAGCTCCAGTATTGGTATGACCCAATCAGAACTTGCATCTTACATGCATGAACTTGGCTGTGCCAATGCCCTGAATCTGGACGGAGGCGGTTCCACAACACTTGTATCCAGAGAACAGGGTACAACAGGTCTGAGTGTTCAAAATCGTCCTTCAGACGGCTCCCAAAGAGGCGTAGGTGCTTCTCTGGGTATTTTCTCAGTAGCACCCCAAGGGCCTGTGGATACTCTTTTTGTAACTTCATATGAAGATAAAGTATTTGTTAACACCTCCAGAGCCTTTAATGCAAGGGGTCTAGACAAATATATGAATCCTGTTAATATTAATCCAAATGATATAAAATGGTCCGTCTCCGGTGTAAAGGGTACTTTCAAAGGAAATCTGTTTTATCCTACAACGGCGGGAGAAGCTGTAGTTACGGCAAAAATAGGTGAAAATGTTGTGGGAACATGTCCTATTACTGTACTGGAGTCTCCGTCCAAACTTGAACTGAATTATGACACTCTTAATATTAACCCGGGAAGTTCAGTTACATTAACCGTTAAAGGTTGGGACAAAAACGGTTATACATCAAGTATTCCACCTGCAAACATAAAATGGAGTACAGGCGGAAATGTAGGAAAGGTATCTTCATCAAATGTATTTACTGCAAACAAAAGCGGAGGAACAGGTTATGTAACCGCAACAGTAGGCTCAGCAGTTGTCTCATGCCCTGTGTCAATTCGTATGTCAGGTATAACCAAAATTATTCAGGACTTTAATTCAGCAGGTATTAACCTTATAACCTCTCCAAAATCAGCTAAAGCATCTTATAGTCTGGCATCGAACGTCTATAAGTCAGAAAAATACTCTGCGAAAATCACATATGATTTTTCCACTGACTTAAGCGTAAACAAGACAGCATATCTGATGCTGCCAAATGGAGGCTATACCTTGGAGCCTACCACCTCAAAACTTGGTATGTGGGTTTACAGTTCGGCCAAGAAGCCAATTTGGATAGGAGCAACAGTCTACGACTCAAAGGGAAACTACAGCAGCGAGTATTTTGCAAAAGGAATCACCTGGACAGGCTGGAAGTACCTTGAAGTGTCTTTAGATGATTTGAACACACCTAAGAAGGTAACAAATGTATTTGCTGTTCAGCCTAAAAAAGGAAAGTCTTCAGGAACAGTTTACTTTGACAACCTGACAATGGTTTACACAGGCTATCCTGCTGTTGATATGTCAAAGGCTCCAAAAACAACCGTACTCAAAGATGAGCATTATAAGGATAGTACTGTAGCAGGAGCAGATTCAATGACATTTTCAGTCTTTGGTCAGTCAACAGCCTATACCGCCTCCAACAAGACACAGATTGACATGCTTAACAAATTGGCAGGACAAGTAAGCTGCTCTGTAAATGTGTCTGTACTGGTAGGTTCAAATGACGGACTTACAAGAAGCAGTATAAAGGTTCCTCAGTTGAGTACCGCGGCAAGCTACAAGTCTTTGGATGTTAACGGAAGCAGACTTATTCAGCTTAATACTGCCAAAGGCGGCTTGCGTTTAACAAACACAAATGAATGGTCATGGTTTATTAATCAGCTCAACTCCTTTAATGGTAATAATGTATTTGTGTTTCTCAAGGAAGATCCTTTAAAGTTCAATGATACTAAAGAAGGACAGCTTCTAAAAGAAACACTTACAGATTATAAAAAGAAAACAGGAAAGAATGTATGGGTATTCTACAAAGGAAATTCCAATTCAAGTTATATGGACAAAGGCGTTAAATATGTAATAACCGCCGGCTTTGATTCCTATGGCTTCAGTGACAGCAACAAAGGCGCTGCAAAGTATGCCGTTGTAAATGTTAAAGGGAACTCCGTAACCTACCAGTTCAAATCCTTTAATTAA
- the galU gene encoding UTP--glucose-1-phosphate uridylyltransferase GalU, translated as MKVRKAIIPAAGLGTRFLPATKAQPKEMIPIVDKPTIQYIVEEAVAAGIEDILIISGRNKRAIEDHFDKSYELEEELHRKGKQELLSVVQEISNIANIHYIRQKEAKGLGHAIYCAKSFIGNEPFAVMLGDDIVDSPVPCIKQLMDVYNEYQTTILGVQKVPLQDVTKYGVIGGTQIDERVYKVKGLVEKPEVEQAPSNIAILGRYIISPRIFEFLQSATPGKNGEIWLTDALQKLMEQEAMYAFDFEGDRYDVGDRIGFLKATVEYALKREELKDEFTAFLKHKMEQLP; from the coding sequence ATGAAAGTACGAAAAGCGATAATACCTGCTGCCGGTCTTGGAACCAGATTTTTACCTGCAACCAAGGCACAGCCTAAAGAAATGATACCTATAGTCGACAAACCTACTATACAATACATTGTTGAAGAAGCAGTTGCTGCGGGAATAGAAGATATACTTATTATTTCCGGAAGAAATAAAAGGGCGATTGAAGACCATTTTGACAAATCTTACGAATTGGAAGAAGAGCTCCATAGAAAAGGAAAGCAGGAGCTTTTGAGTGTTGTACAGGAGATTTCAAATATTGCAAATATACACTACATAAGACAGAAGGAAGCAAAGGGCCTGGGCCATGCTATTTATTGTGCTAAATCGTTTATCGGAAATGAGCCTTTTGCTGTTATGCTGGGCGATGATATAGTGGATTCTCCGGTACCATGTATTAAGCAGTTGATGGATGTATACAACGAATACCAGACTACTATTCTGGGGGTTCAAAAAGTACCCCTGCAGGATGTAACAAAATATGGTGTTATTGGTGGAACACAGATAGATGAAAGAGTTTATAAGGTAAAAGGTTTGGTTGAAAAACCGGAGGTTGAGCAGGCACCGTCAAATATAGCTATACTGGGCAGGTATATTATTTCTCCCAGAATTTTTGAGTTCCTGCAATCTGCTACACCGGGTAAAAATGGTGAAATATGGCTCACAGACGCATTGCAGAAGCTAATGGAACAAGAAGCAATGTATGCTTTTGATTTTGAAGGCGACAGGTATGATGTAGGAGACAGAATTGGATTTTTAAAGGCTACGGTGGAATATGCACTAAAAAGAGAAGAATTAAAAGATGAATTTACAGCTTTTTTGAAACACAAAATGGAGCAGCTTCCTTAA
- a CDS encoding ECF transporter S component, which produces MNSSRIRKMTTMGVLVAISVILILSPLKFPFPAAPFLVYDAADVAIIIGGFIFGPVEGIILTIVTAIVQTLAVSSDGWIGCIMHIVATSALVGISSIVYMKKKTLKSAVTGLILGSLAMTALMIPMNMIFYPLFAGTPIDAVIKMIVPALLPFNLMKAGLNSAIALLLYKSAGKLLSQIALK; this is translated from the coding sequence ATGAATAGCAGTAGAATCAGAAAAATGACAACAATGGGTGTATTGGTAGCAATTTCGGTAATTCTTATATTATCTCCACTAAAATTCCCTTTTCCCGCTGCACCGTTCCTTGTGTATGATGCTGCAGATGTAGCGATTATTATTGGGGGCTTTATCTTCGGTCCTGTGGAAGGCATTATCCTAACTATTGTAACAGCGATTGTACAAACCTTAGCAGTCAGCAGCGACGGATGGATAGGCTGCATAATGCATATTGTCGCTACGTCAGCTCTGGTAGGTATTTCTTCTATAGTTTATATGAAGAAAAAAACTCTCAAAAGTGCTGTTACTGGTTTAATTCTGGGAAGTCTTGCAATGACTGCACTAATGATACCAATGAACATGATATTTTATCCTTTATTTGCGGGAACTCCTATTGATGCCGTAATTAAAATGATTGTTCCGGCTCTGCTTCCTTTTAATTTAATGAAAGCAGGTCTTAATTCGGCTATCGCCTTATTATTGTATAAATCTGCCGGAAAACTATTATCCCAAATAGCCTTGAAATAA
- a CDS encoding glycoside hydrolase family 3 protein — protein MNIKRLERLLLTSLLIISLCSCNNTAPKEQKAPNNTNISTDSGNNSGALAIYDKEKSIKENITAYIKKMTLEEKVGQMIMAERNYVTAQDVKTYSIGSVFAQGGSAPEENNPDGWRKMILNYKTAAKESRLSIPLLFAVDAVHGNNNMKDTVIYPHNIALGATRNGKLAGEIGGAVADELNSIGVDWTFAPCVAVSNDIRWGRAYECFSETPDLVTMMSTPFIAALQEKGIIACAKHYVADGAVEFGSGMNGLLDRGNTNISTEELKDKYISVFKDAVKAGVKSVMVSYSSVKGRKNHSERDLIEYKLKQDIGFQGVVISDYEGVEYLEGNSLYVKVVNAVNAGIDVLMEGKRWKESYKCLLEAASEKRQDINMDRIDEAVFRILRVKMDSDKFDVKGDKTNKNYDIRQNSNIKIAEQAVKESLVLLKNKKNILPLKKSAKIAVIGPASDNIGVQCGGWTKTWQGGLDIGDKKWMRGTTILDGFKEMADEGRGVIITDPAKIRDAEVVVAVLGEHPYAEGKGDEKNIGLSEGLAFSENAQTLQIAYESKKPVVVIIVSGRPRIITSELNRWDALVEAWLPGTEGRAVASVIYGDNCNFKGRLPVSWPKSSEQLPITIEKLDNNEEYNALFQYGFSLKYSN, from the coding sequence TTGAACATTAAAAGACTGGAAAGATTACTTCTTACCTCTTTATTAATAATATCATTATGCTCTTGCAATAATACTGCGCCAAAGGAACAAAAGGCTCCCAACAACACTAATATTTCCACAGACAGCGGAAATAATTCGGGAGCATTGGCAATATACGACAAAGAAAAATCAATCAAAGAAAATATAACTGCATACATAAAGAAGATGACTCTGGAGGAAAAAGTAGGGCAGATGATAATGGCGGAAAGGAACTATGTTACCGCTCAGGATGTTAAAACCTACTCAATAGGGTCTGTATTCGCCCAAGGGGGCTCAGCTCCGGAAGAAAATAACCCGGATGGTTGGAGAAAAATGATACTCAATTATAAAACTGCGGCGAAAGAGTCAAGACTGTCCATACCGCTTTTATTTGCCGTGGATGCCGTTCATGGTAATAACAATATGAAGGATACCGTTATATATCCTCACAATATCGCCTTGGGAGCTACCCGTAATGGAAAACTCGCAGGGGAAATTGGAGGGGCTGTGGCAGATGAATTAAATTCAATAGGTGTTGACTGGACATTTGCTCCCTGCGTTGCAGTAAGCAACGATATAAGATGGGGGAGGGCCTATGAGTGTTTCAGTGAGACACCGGATCTTGTGACTATGATGTCGACTCCTTTTATAGCAGCTCTTCAGGAAAAGGGAATAATCGCATGTGCAAAGCACTATGTGGCAGACGGAGCAGTTGAATTCGGCTCCGGCATGAACGGATTGCTTGATCGTGGAAATACCAATATCAGCACAGAGGAACTTAAAGATAAATATATATCTGTATTTAAGGATGCAGTTAAAGCGGGTGTAAAATCAGTTATGGTATCATACAGCAGTGTAAAGGGCAGAAAAAACCACTCAGAAAGAGATCTTATAGAATATAAACTAAAGCAGGATATTGGCTTTCAAGGAGTAGTAATAAGTGACTACGAGGGTGTTGAGTATCTGGAGGGCAACAGCCTTTATGTAAAGGTAGTAAATGCAGTAAATGCAGGAATAGATGTACTTATGGAAGGAAAGCGGTGGAAAGAGTCCTATAAATGTTTATTGGAGGCAGCAAGTGAGAAGCGGCAGGATATAAATATGGACAGGATAGATGAAGCAGTTTTCAGGATACTTCGAGTAAAGATGGATTCAGACAAATTTGATGTTAAAGGTGATAAGACAAATAAGAATTATGATATCAGGCAGAATTCCAATATTAAAATTGCAGAACAGGCTGTGAAGGAATCTTTGGTTCTTCTGAAAAACAAAAAGAACATACTTCCTCTTAAAAAATCGGCAAAGATTGCAGTTATTGGGCCAGCCTCTGATAATATAGGCGTACAATGCGGCGGATGGACAAAGACATGGCAGGGTGGATTAGATATTGGTGATAAGAAGTGGATGAGAGGTACTACCATTCTGGATGGATTTAAGGAAATGGCAGATGAAGGAAGAGGAGTTATAATCACAGATCCTGCAAAAATAAGGGACGCAGAAGTTGTTGTTGCAGTATTAGGAGAACATCCATATGCCGAAGGAAAAGGCGATGAAAAAAATATAGGATTAAGCGAGGGTCTGGCTTTTAGTGAAAATGCTCAGACACTGCAAATTGCATATGAATCTAAGAAACCCGTAGTTGTTATTATTGTATCGGGGAGACCGCGGATAATCACAAGTGAGCTTAATAGATGGGATGCTCTTGTTGAGGCATGGCTGCCCGGAACGGAAGGGCGGGCGGTTGCATCGGTTATTTACGGAGATAACTGCAATTTCAAAGGACGACTGCCTGTCAGTTGGCCGAAATCATCTGAACAACTTCCCATTACAATTGAAAAGTTGGATAACAATGAAGAATATAATGCTCTGTTTCAATATGGGTTTAGTTTAAAATATTCAAATTAA
- a CDS encoding TraB/GumN family protein, translating to MRRLIPLITLILIISLTLASSASTEALPAENSHVSMWKVTNQNDTSQKNITYLLGSLSITDKSVFPLSTLLEKVYNECSRVIVETDMTKTTQDQTVTALLKYGLLSKTTIDKVLTKEQYTKADNLIKKYTQNKKSLAAYKSFMPWVIENLISGLAVSNSQSFLQDPVPSYFIAKAKKDGKSIVEIESPDTQLSRLSTMSYSLQGTLLENTIKAIEQESETVKNATALWKEGNVEGLDELYTFDKTAQTAVAQKTYESITKYLKSGGKYFVIADISMLTGKNGIINMLKEKGYKVEQQ from the coding sequence ATGAGAAGATTAATACCCTTAATTACCTTAATACTTATTATATCCCTTACTTTGGCATCGTCCGCTTCTACTGAAGCCCTTCCTGCCGAAAATAGCCATGTAAGCATGTGGAAAGTAACAAATCAAAATGATACCTCACAAAAAAATATTACATATCTTCTGGGCTCATTATCAATTACAGACAAAAGTGTATTCCCTTTGAGTACACTTCTGGAAAAGGTATACAATGAATGTTCAAGAGTCATTGTAGAAACCGACATGACTAAAACTACACAGGACCAGACCGTAACAGCCCTGCTAAAATATGGGCTGCTATCAAAAACAACAATAGATAAAGTGTTAACAAAAGAACAATACACCAAAGCAGACAACCTTATAAAAAAGTATACTCAAAACAAGAAATCACTTGCTGCTTACAAGAGTTTTATGCCTTGGGTTATAGAAAACCTGATTTCCGGTCTTGCTGTCAGCAACTCACAAAGTTTTTTGCAAGACCCTGTTCCCTCATATTTTATAGCAAAAGCAAAGAAAGACGGAAAGTCAATAGTTGAGATTGAATCTCCAGATACCCAACTAAGCAGGCTCAGCACAATGTCATATTCTCTCCAAGGTACATTACTCGAGAATACCATTAAAGCTATAGAACAGGAGTCTGAAACTGTAAAAAATGCAACAGCATTATGGAAAGAAGGGAATGTTGAAGGCCTTGACGAGTTATATACCTTTGACAAAACCGCTCAAACAGCCGTAGCCCAAAAAACCTATGAGTCTATTACAAAATATTTAAAATCAGGAGGCAAATATTTTGTAATAGCAGATATTTCAATGCTGACGGGAAAGAACGGTATTATTAATATGCTCAAGGAAAAAGGCTATAAAGTAGAACAACAATAG